The Rhinoderma darwinii isolate aRhiDar2 chromosome 9, aRhiDar2.hap1, whole genome shotgun sequence sequence gagaacattcagAGGCTGTGACCCTGTACATACCTGGTCCTGGTCTCCGCTCTGTGAgccaaacacatcagcagcagctgcacaaatctatctgctagtttgttacaatgtatccagtggcgtagctataggggtcacaattACAAGCGGGCCCCTGGCCCTCCTCCGCACCATGTCTGTCCAATGTTACTGTAGTACTTGGGGGCTATAGAGTAAACTACATGTACTCCTGGTACTACAGTAATATCTCTATATACTTCCCCTTCTTGCCCCTGATCCGGGTCCTGACGTCATTCGGCATCATAACGTTATGTGCGCCGCTCAGCGCTGCGACACTGAATGACCCGCGATGCGCCCAGAGCCGAAGGGGACCGGGCTCAGGAGTGAGGAGGGGAAGTATAACAATACGgtctactggggccctgtatccaagccgacaatatgtgatactgtctgctgggccctatatctaagcctaccgtgtgtgatactgtcactgatcctctgtatctaagccaatcatgtgtgatactgtccactgggccctgtatctaagcctatcgtgtgtcatactgtctgctgagccctgtatctaagccaatcttgtgtgatactgtccactgggccctgtatctaagcctatcatgagtgatactgccACTGAtcctctgtatctaagccaatcatgtgtGAGGCTGTCCagcgggccctgtatctaagcctatcatgtgtcatactgtccacTGAAACAAAAAAGAGTGTGACCCTTagtggctggcgggcacaatatacatttacacaaagaaaggctgtctgcaacagccaagcccaatttcccagccaccacaataggtaaaataaataacttttattcagctacgtatagcttagacagaccacatgaataaaTGTAAAATTGTCAACAGCCGAGAACCGGGCACACATATGTGTTATCTGACTCAACAGACACATATAGTTTTAGGCATAGGAGTATCAGTGTTttccctatccagttagaattGTAAAGTAACCAGTAAGCAACAGTAGGTCCGGTCGACGGCAGTGTTTAAAATATTAGCAGCCCCCCCAGGGGTCGACCGGACCTACTGTTGCTTACTGGTTACTTTACaattctaactggatagggaaAACACTGATACTCCTATGCCTAAAACTATATGTGTCTGTTGAGTCAGATAACACATATGTCTGCCCGGTTCTCGGCTGTTgacaattttaaatttattcatgtggtctgtctaagctatacgtagctgaataaaagttatttattttacctattgtggtggctgggaaattgggcttggctgttgcagacagcctttCTTTGTATACTGtccactgggccctgtatctaagcctatcatgagtgatactttccactgggccctgtatctaagcctatcagagTAATACTGCTTGCTCGGCCCTGTGTATAAGActaccatgtatgatactgtccgctgggccctgtatctaagcctatcatgtgtgatactgtctgctgagctgctgtagctAAACCTATCCAGTGAAGGAGCTATAGGGGTCTTAGTCTTCTAGATCTTCTGTCTCCAACATATATTTGGGGGGAGGGacttggggctattgcccctgatgtaTTAAGACCTTAGCTACGTccatggctgctagtgctgcatcgacaGTTCacataggagacccagcaatgaaaCTGAAAGCTGCGGGTCGTTGGCCATGAAGAGAATTTTTGGGggtcccaagaagaacttttgaatcggggtccatgagcctttagctacgcccgagaatgtatcagtctggagtccaggctgtttagctcccAGATCATTGCCGAGCATGGAGAATATTGTACCATCCACTGAGAACAGGACTGGGTAtgtacagcaagcagagatcttgaaaatggtaaagaTCTGAAAAATATTCAAAAGTTGAGGaatttttcatttatacagtgatGAAGATTTATTAACCTAAAATGTGAGCACCTCtttataattgctgtttttggatGGGTAAATGCTCTTTAATGATCCGTTTCCCACTATGGTGTATTTTTCAGGAGGTGCTCTAGGGGGCGTCCTAGGAGCCTGGATGGcaaacggacagtttaagccgattccGCAAGTCCTCATGGAACTGCCGCCCGTGCAGCAGCAGACACTGTGCGAGCAGATCTTCGCCATCGTCCGAACCCTGGACTGGACTGATGCAACGCAACTCATCATGCTCGTAACGGGCAATGCCGTTTTACAACAGCGGGTGGCAGCAGCGCTCATCAGTTACGTGACACAGGAACTGAAAGCAGAAATACAGTACGGAGACTAGAATATAGCACGAGCGGTCGCCTTACCACCGGGCTGGCCGACCATGACATATTTTAGGATAATGACTATGAAGACTGACAGTTGTAATAATACCATGCTATTAAGACCGCGCTGCAAGGGCAAATAATGGGAAAAAATTGAACATCTAAGGAATTGCATCCTCATACTGACATCTATTTGTTTATATCCTTTCAAcagcaaaaaaaggaaaaaacataaaaataa is a genomic window containing:
- the C9H19orf12 gene encoding protein C19orf12 homolog; translated protein: MPFNIDDILRLLCHLSTEQKMKAAVKHSARGAMTAGAGAFIGGLLGGPPGIAVGGALGGVLGAWMANGQFKPIPQVLMELPPVQQQTLCEQIFAIVRTLDWTDATQLIMLVTGNAVLQQRVAAALISYVTQELKAEIQYGD